Within the Pirellulales bacterium genome, the region CACACACCCAATGTAAGACCCGAGTTTTTATCTCGGTGCAACCTAACTCAGCCGCCGCCCTTTGCAAAGGGGGGTAACCTAAATGCCGAAATTCGAATGACGAATGGATAAATCGAATTTCGAAATATCAAGAACTCAAACGCAATGTCGCGGCGAAAAAATACGTTCAAAAATTGAACGTCGAATGCACAGCAAAGTAGATGCCGCAATCCGCTAGCAGCTTAGCACGAATTTACGCAAAACCTGAAATTAAACCACAGGCATCGCGTAATGCAGAATGGCCCAAAAATGGCAAGCCGTACCGGCCATCACGAACACATGCCAAACAGCGTGCAAATACGGGTGGCGATGGTCGTACATCAGAAACAGCGTGCCCACAGAATAGCACACGCCGCCGGCCAACATCCACCAAAGAACTTCAGTCGGCACCAAGTGCAACATCGGCCGTCCGCCCAACAGCGGCATCCACCCCAACAGCAAAGGAATGATCGTAGACACATTGTTAATGCGGTGATTGAGCGCCACCTTGCTAATGAAACCCGCGAGGGCGACAATCCAAATCGCCCCCAGCAATACCCACCACGATCCGCCCCGCAAAAAAGCGGCCGAAATCGGCGTGAACGTGCCCGCGATGAACAGGTAAATCCAACCCTGATCGAGCATGCGAAAAAAATGTCGCAACCGAGGTTGCGGAAAGACGTGCGATGCCGTTGATGCCGCGTACACGGCCACCATCGTCACCGCATAAATCAAAACGGCGCAGCGCTGCCAGAAGTCACAAGCGGCGGCCACATGCATTAAAACCACTGCAGCCACAATGCTCAGCAACAATCCCACGGCATGAGTCATTGCATTGGCGATTTCCTTGGTATCCATTGACCCGGCAAGGTCAGGGGTCACCGCGAACTGCGTCGAACCGTTCCGGGACGGCGGTCCAACAGGAAGCAATCCGCCGTCAACCTCAGACGAGCCAGCGGACTGAACGGTGGTAAGCATGCCTGGCATTCGCTATGAACCGGAAAAATTTGAATAAAATATAAAGAATCACCTTTTCGTTACATCGGCCGCCGTGCCTGCCAAACCTTATGCTTTTCTATATACCCGGAACTGTCAAGCAAGGGGACTTCAGCTCGCGACAGTTTTTTTCTCTTTTTAAAGAACGTTATTGACTCTCCCCTTACAGGAGGCTTTAGCATCGCTGTCGTAGCACTTTAATTTGCTTGGGCTGTGCGCTTCAAGCGGTTGGTTTTGAGGCTGATTGGTTATGGAAACGGGAAAACTGTTCAGCATTGGCGAATTTTCCAAAATCACGGGACTCACCGTGAAGACGCTGCGGTTTTACCACGAGCAAGGTTTGCTTGATCCCTCTTGCGTCGACGACCAGACCGGTTAC harbors:
- a CDS encoding hemolysin III family protein — translated: MLTTVQSAGSSEVDGGLLPVGPPSRNGSTQFAVTPDLAGSMDTKEIANAMTHAVGLLLSIVAAVVLMHVAAACDFWQRCAVLIYAVTMVAVYAASTASHVFPQPRLRHFFRMLDQGWIYLFIAGTFTPISAAFLRGGSWWVLLGAIWIVALAGFISKVALNHRINNVSTIIPLLLGWMPLLGGRPMLHLVPTEVLWWMLAGGVCYSVGTLFLMYDHRHPYLHAVWHVFVMAGTACHFWAILHYAMPVV